Part of the Terriglobia bacterium genome, GCGGGATTCCCGAGGAGGGGTACCAGACCATAGAGTTCTCCGGCATCCTGCGCTGCATCCATAAGAGCCGCCCGGACGGCGCTGTCCAGAACGTCGCCCACGACAACCGGTATCCGGACACCATATTTTTCCGAAAGGCGGCCGGCGAGCGCCTCCGCGCGTTCCTGGTTGGTCCTGCACCCGATTACGGGGACAGCTCCGCGGGCGGCCAGTTCCTCTGCTAAAAAGGCTCCCAGTCCGCCAGAGCCGCCGGCGAGAATGATCGATTTACCTTTCAATGTTTCACCCCGGCTCCGTCAAAGTTATTTAGCCGCAGATGACGCGGATGGCGCATCTGCGTCATCCGCGTCATCTGCGGCTAAAACCTGTTTCGGCCCCTTACTCCATATAAATGCTGCCGATAAACCGGGGATCAACCGGTTTTCCCACGAGCGGCTCGAACTCTTCGCGAAGGTCTGCCCACCAGCGTTCCGCGAAGGGTCGAATCCCCGCCGGAACCTCGACTTCCGGCAGCTGGAATCCCTGCTTAAAGAAAGCTTCAACTTCGGCAGCCTGGAGCGGTTTGGGCTCAAGCTTCCCGCTGACACCAAACTGAATCGTGGCCGTGTTGAAGGTGCGGCGGAACGATTGTGCGGTTCCCGGAAACGCTGCCAGGAAAACCTGGACCATGTCCCGCAGTTGATGCAGGCGGGTTCGTGCGGTTTCGACGTCCGCGAGGGATTGGAAATTCCGGTAGCGCCCCTCCTCGATCACCAGAGGTTTGAACCGCCGTACCGCTTCCAGGAACTGCTGGTCTTCTTCATCGAGGGCCGCTGTTTGAAAACCGGGAAACTGGGCGAGACGATCGGCCTCATCGCGCAGGCGAGCAGCCTGGTCGAAGCCGATCTTGAAAATCGTCTGGATATAGCTCTTTCGCAGCACCTGTGGCGCGGATTCGGGACGGCCGCCGGTGAGGTATTCCAAACCGATGGTCAGAAAGTCCCGCATCTCTTCCAGCGCTGGCCGGATGCCTTCAAGTTCTCCGAGGTTCACCAGGTTGGCCGAGAGGATCCGGTTTCCCAGCGCCGTCAATTCCTGCGCAAAATGGTCCGATTCCTCCGGATCCGTGATCTGGCCGAATGCTTTCATCAGAAACACGCCGCCGAGCAGCGAGTCCGCGAACACAGCCGGCAGGTTGCCGGGATTTTCTTCGCCGGCAATGCTTTCGGTCGGCTTTTCGCGATCAGCTACGGCTTCAGGCTTGGATGCGGGCGGAATGGCGTAGATCGACATTGCATCGTAGTAATCGACAAACCCGTGCATCTCGAGACGGCGATTCTTGTTGTCGTACGCCACTTCCTCCAGCTCGACGCGGGTCGTATACCGCACCCTTGTGAGAATCTGCGTACCGAGCGCCGGGTTGTATTTGAACAGCGCATCCAGGATGAGCATCCCGATCGTGGCCGGCTCCCCCTCCTCGAGCGGCTCGACGCCGAAACGGTTATCCGGCGTGAAGATCATCTGGGTGCCCGTCGGCGGATCGTCACGATCGATTTCATACACATGGATCAGATCTTTCAGGAACAACGCGGTCACCGCCTCGTCGATTCCGGAGATCGCCTTCATGGTTTCCTCCACGCCCGACTGAATAAACGCGGTCACCCACTCCATGAACGGCTTTCGCACGAACGTGTCTTTCCGCCAGCAATCCAGATCGATGAAACCCCGCACCTGCCTGCCGGAAACCAGCGACAGCAGATCGAGGCTGTCGGCCAGCCCCAGGTGTTTTATGGTGAAGAATACTTCCTCGAAGGACGCGGTCCGCACCACGTGCGCGGCGTCCGGACGCGACAGGAATTCGTCGAGCTCTTCCCGGTTCTCGACCCGCAGTGAAGATCCGACCAGCGGACTCAGCATTTCGTTGGACATAGGAGAACAGTGTAGCGTGAACGGACACCCTGATAACAAACCTCGAATAAGCGATTCTCATTAAACACTTCCCATCGCCCCAATCTTCACCTTGTCCCTGATCGATAGGACTGACGGTGGAAGGGACAGAATAGTTATGGAGAAATTGGGGAAATGGGAAGTGTTTAATGGGAATCGCTTATTCGAGGTTTGTTAACAGGCAAAAGAAGTCTTCACTGGTGTCGCAGCGTTTAGAATGTCGGTGATGTTCCTGGAAGGACACATGGTCGAGTTCCTGGATGGAGACCAATTGCGCGTCGGATATGTGCGCAAACAGGAACGGGACCGGCTGCACGTCGTCGATCCGCGAGGCCGGAATATCAGTGTCGGAGGGGACCGCGTCGTCATTGCCCACCGGCCGGTTACGGAGGACGACTTCCCTTCCGCAGCGCGGCAGCTGGCCGACAAGGTCGCCGCGCATCAATCGCAAATCGATATCGAATTGCTCTGGCAGTCCGTCAATGAAGTGCACCGCGATCTCGAAACCACAGAACTGGCCGAATTGTTCTTCGCCGAAGCCACGCCGGAGGCCGCGTCCGCGGTGTTTCGCGCCCTGTCCGAAGATAACCTGTTCTTCAAACGGAGGGGCGCGCAGTTTCAGGCCAGGACAGACGAGCAGGTCGGCGCTGAACGCACCCGCCGGCAGCGTGAGCAGGAACGCAAAGATTTTCGCGAGCACGCAACGAAGCGGATTGCTCAATTGCTGAAGACGAAAAACGGCGTCATCCCGGCCGATGCGGAACCTCTCATCGATCGCATCCAGAACTGGCTGCGGCATCGAACCGGCGACGAAGTGGGTAATCTTCTCGCGGAAATTGTAGGCCCGGCAAAAGCGCGAGACGCGGCCTACGAGATCCTGCTGGCTGCCGGGAGAGTTCACGCCGCAACCGATCGGTTCCTGGTGATGGCGGGAATCGAAACCGAATTCTCTGAGCCGTTCCAGGAGGCCGCCGCCGCCTTCGCTCCGTACGTTCCCAGCCCGGCGCGTACGGATTTCCAGAACCTGGCGGCGTTTACCATCGACGACGAGGACACGCGCGAAGTCGATGACGCGCTCACCGTCGTGCACGACGGGAACGAAATTATTGTCGGGATCCATATTGCAGACGTCTCGGCGTTCATCTCCAGGGGCGATCTGCTCGACGCGGAAGCGGCTAAGCGTTCAGCGACGATCTATCTGCCGACCGGCAGCGTCCGGATGTTTCCGGAACGGCTGTCGACCGACCTGATGAGCCTGAACGCCGGACGGCCCTGTCCCGCCTACACTGTCGAGGTCCGCTTCGACGAGCAAGGCAACCGGCTGGGCTACCGCATCACGCTCTCGACGATTAACATCGCCAGACGTTGGTCGTACGATCAGGCGGATGAAGGCCTGAAAGCGGACGATGCGGCGCTTCAAACTCTGCATCGGATCGCAACCCAACTGCACGATGCACGGGCGGCGCGGGGCGCCATCACCTTCCGGCGGCCGGAACTCAAGATTCATGTCAGCGGAAATGAGATCCAAGTCCACGTGATCGATCCGAATTCCCCATCCCGGCTCATCGTCAGCGAAATGATGATCCTGGCCAACGGTCTTTCGGCGGATTTCGCGTCGGTCAATGCTCTCGGCGTGATCTACCGGACGCAGGAGCCGCGGGAGGCTGTCGCTGTGGAAGAGGCTCCCGCCGTGGAAGCGCTGGCCTTTGAACGATTGCGCAAGACTTTTAAACGATCGCGCCTTTCACTGACTCCGGGACTGCATTCCGGGTTGGGCCTGACGGCCTATACCCAGGCCTCGTCTCCGATCCGGAGATATGCGGATCTGGTGACGCAACGGCAATTCACCGCACTGCTTCGAGCAGAACCGATCCCGTACGGCCGGGAGGATTTGCTGCAAATCCTGGCGGGCGCCGAAGCCGCCGAGCAGGAGATTCGCGCAATCGAAGATCGTTCGACGAATTACTGGCTGCTGGAATACCTGTCGCGCTATAAGGCGAACGACCCTTTGCAGGCCGTTGTGCTCGACACCAAGGGAAATGTCGAACTGAAAGACTATTATCTGCGCGCGAAATTGACTGCCGCGGGCAAGGCCCTGCCTGGAGTGACGATTGATGTCGCAATCGAATCCGTCGATCCGGCGAGGGGCGACATCCGGTTGCGGCAATCGAACGTATGAATCCGTTGGAAAAGTTCGATTACCGGATCCCGTGCGACGACTTTCTGCTTTACGAACTCGGGCGGCTGATCGAAGAAGATAAAGTCTCATTGGACGAGCCGGAATTCGGGAGACTGATCGAGGCGGGGATCGCCGAACACGTCGAACGCCGGCTCGATATCCGGGCGGACATGGCATTGAATCTTCGCAAGGATCCCAGGCCCGGGTCCGGACGGCTGCTGCGCGCCATCGAAGACATCGAGACGCCGCTGAGGGACTTTCCGGAAATTATCCAGAGCTATGCGGCGTACCTGTTCGAAAGGCTTGAAACCTGCGCGGCCGCAGAGCCGGACGATCGCCTGACCACGGCTGCCGATGTGTTGTTCGAGTCGCCGGACGATCGCCAAACGGCGGCAGCGGCCCTGGATGCGCTCGGCGGCAGTCCTTGTGCCGTCAGCGCCCGCGTCCTGGCGCATGCGATCTCCGAGCCGATGCTCCCTGAGGATCTGGAGGGCAAAGCCTACCAGTATGTTCGCTCGATGTGGCCGCTGCCCCGCCACTACATTCTGTATTCTCTGAAGCCGCACACTCACGAAGACATTCCGTTCCGCTGGTTTCAATTGCTGATCGAGTGCGACGAACCGTCCGCTGTGGACCGCATTCTGGAAGAGATCGTCGTGCACGGAGACGATCCCATATTTCACGAGGACCTGCTGGCGTTGGCCGGTTTGTTCGCGCGGGGGAGTGATCCGGAAACTGAAGACAAAATCCTGCAGGTACTTAACAGCGAGGAGACGCCGAGGGCGGCTGCGGCGTTGCTGGAGAGGGTATTAAAGGACGAGAGGCCCGGGCGGGGCGCGGGGACGGAAAAATCTGGAACCTGGGCGGCGATGGATCGCCCGTTTGCGGCGAATAAGAAATATCTCGTAGCGGCGAAGCTGCTGGATTCGGGAAAAAACGAGGAGTGTATCCGGTCACTCGATACCCTGTTGAAGGAGGACCCTCAATACCCGCTCGCGCTCCTGCTGAAGAGACTGCTGGGTAGTGGTTTAATTTGAAAGGCTCGGCGACAATTCCCCTCCGTTTCCAAGGAGGGGTGGCCGCACGATCAACAAGAAGCTGCGAAGCCTCCTTAGCCGCGCGGACGGGGTGGTTATCAACGAACCGCGAAGCGTACCTTTTTTGTTTGAATTTGATAACCGCCCCGTCTGCGCCGCTAAGGAAAGGACCATTTTTGATGGCGCAGCCACCCCGCCTTGGAAAGGCGGGGAATGTTCGGTCTTCCTGAGCCGTCAGTCGAACTTGGCGGACATGATGAGAATCAGAGCCCTGTCCCCTAACGTGGCTTTTCCGACGACGACCTGCTGGCCTTGCGGAATCTCCACGGCGCTTGCGACGCGGGCATTCACGCCCATGCCACTAAGCTGGAATGACATGTTATCTAACCGCAACACCTGCCCTTTTCCATCCGGGTTCACGATCTGGAAGCTGGCAGAAAAACCATAAGAGGGCTTTGAGTTTTCGCTGAGCGCAATCGTTCCATCCAGCCGGGTCGGCATCGTGGAAAAAGTATTACCGCTCCTGGTGATCAACGTATCGAGAAGCTTGTAGCCCTTGTATGACAACACGCTTTTCAGCTGGTTGAGCACGGGGTTCAGGACCGAAGGAATCGCCGGCGCCGTTTCAGGCTGATCCGACGCGAGAACCACGTAAATCGTCAATTCCGCTTCTTTTCGTGGTTGCGGTGGTTGCGGGACATCCAGACGCTTGATGGCATCCTCGATCGCCGGCATGATTTCCTTGGGCGCTTTAACCGAAAGCACATGCAGCTCCGGGCTGGATTGCATCCTTGCACGAAACATGGACAAGGCGTTTCTCAGTTGCAGGAGATCCACATATCGGACAGAGAAGATCTTCGTCTCCCAGTCCCGCTGCTCTGCTTCTTGCCTGGCTTGATCCTCAGCCTGGATGCGCAAGCGCTCCACATCGGGATTATCTGACGTCTGTCTCTGGCCCTGCATTGCGGCGAAACCGCTCAACGGCAACAGACCGCCTATCAGCAAGATGGATAAGAATCTTTTTAATCCCTTCACAGCGCACCTCCATTCTGATCGACCAACCAATAAATCACGACGTTCGGATCCTCCGTCAGCAGCTTGACCATGATCTCTTTCGGCGGCTCAGCAGCCTTCGTCTCCGGCGGACGGTGGCTGCGCCGCAGATGCGGTTTCGGCGGTTGTTTATCGGCAACAACTTCGGCGTGCAGCGCCACTGACGGTTGCAAAACAGCAGGAGGAGACACCGCCACTGCCTGCACCTTCGCTACCGGTCGGTCGTACCTCGACAACGCTCCGGCCACCACCACAACCACAAACGCCACTCCCGCCAGCGCATAAACCCAGCGTCCCCACCCCGGCCTCCGGTTCTGCGCAGCCACCTGCCCGAGAACTCGCGTCCGTAGATGAGCCAGCGCCTGCGGGCTGACCGTTTCCTGGCGGATACTCTTGAACGTCGATTGCGTTTCACGCAGTTCGTCCACAAATTGCCGGCACACCGGGCATGAATGAAGATGAACATCCACCTGGTCCGCCTTTGCCGGAGGCAGATCTCCCTCGACATACAAGGCCAGTTCATTTTCCGAATGGCGGCAAGTCATATTCGTCTCCGTTTCAGAGCCTTCCTGATCTTCAGCCGGGCAGTGCTGATTTGAGAACGCACCGTCGTCTCACTCGAACCCAGAATCTCCGCCACTTCGGCCGTCGAAAATCCTTCGATATCGCGAAGGACGACGGCGGCGCGTTCCTTCCCGGGCAGATCCTGAAGAGCCGCGTGAAGAATCTGCTTTTGTTCCTCGGCACTCCATTCCTGGTGCGGGTCGCCGCGGGCACGCAGGCTTTCGGTATCCAGATCCGTCACGACCGGCCGCTTGCGTCCGATATCGCGGCAAACGTTGACGGTGAGCTTCACCAGCCAGGGCTCAAAAGGCCGCCGGGAATCGAACCGGTGCAAAAACCGGAACGCTCTCAGGAAGACTTCCTGCGAAGCGTCTTCCGCATCTTCCCCGCGCCCCAGCAGCCGCCACGCGAGCGTCAACACCCGGCGCTCGTATCGAATGACGATTTGCTCAAAAGCCGAAACATCGCCGGAGACCGCCCGCTCGAGGACCCGGGCAAATTCAATCCCGGAATCCCCTTCGGACCCGATGCCGGTCATCCACAACGGTGATGCGCGCAGTTCCATTCACGCTGCCTTTCTGATGATTAATACTGTCAGAGGCAGGAATCCGTTGAGAACTATTTAGTTCTATTTGCAATCTCGAATTTGAATTAGAACTAAAAATCGCTGCAGGATTTGAAATAGAAGCAGTTGGGGCACACGAGCTTGCATTTCTGCTCGTCGAGTTGTGCCCCGCAGTTCGGGCAGGTGCGTTCGATCTGCTCGACCTCGGACGTATTACATGTGCCGGTCGTCATGCGGCTTGTCGTCCTGGGTTTCTTTGCCGAAATATTCGGCGAGATGGCCGAGAATGGTGGCCGCGTCAGCGGGACGGCCCTCGAATGTGGTGATGCATCGCGAACGGCGCCAGCCATTGCCGCGCTTCACGCCCACAATGATGTATTCATCGAAGAATCCGCTTTCCTTCAAAAACCGGACCGCCGACTCCGGCGTAAATTCGTTGGAGCGGAATTCGCAAACACTGATCAGGTCCCGCAGCTTTTCGGTCTGTTCGGGCTCCGCCATTTCCAGGAAGGGATCCAGTCCGTGAACCTCGACGCGGGCCGGCGGCTCACCGTTCTGCGAAAGCGCTTCCAGTTGGGCTCTGACAAATTCACCGAGCGCACAATCTTCGAAACCTTCAATCACGGGTCCGGTCCGGAGAGTGCCGGTGTAGAAAACCCCTCGGCGCGGAATGACGCGTCCGGTTTCATCCACTTCACCGAGCAATGCCGCCTCTTCAACCGACGGCAAGCATAATGACAGTGGACGGATCGTCGCGCGGCGCGCTGCGGCTTCCTGCGCATTGAAAACGTTGTTTCGGATGCGGAATCTTAGCTCGACCATCTATTGCCTCCTGGACGTTTTCGAACACAACCAATTGTGTTGTTTATGCTCCAAGTCCCGGACAGATGTGGTCCAAACGTTGATATTATTGGAAATTCGAAATTGAAAACTGGAAATGGAGATCGAGAATCAATCCCATGACGACCTTTACCGATGCTGAGTTGAAGTTGATCCGGAAGCTTACTGCGCAACCGGCCCAGACGGTCCTGCAAATCAGGAAATCCTGCCCGACACATTCCGTATGCATGCCTTTGCCGGTTTTTCAGGTTTACAAAATCGACGACACCTCATTCGAAGCTCAGTGGAACGGTTATCACGAAGCAGGCCCCAGGCAGGTGTTTCCGTTTAACGAGGCCAGCTAAGACCGGTTAAGACCATTGGATCAATGCATCATTGGAAGTTGCTTCATATGAAGAAATGAAGCAACGTCAATTGATGCATTGATCCAATGGTCTTAACTGCCCCCGAGATACCCGGTCTTTGCGCGGATTCTCAGATCGCTCCGACCGGGAACCGCCACTCGCAAGCGATGGAAGCCTGGGCGCTTCTGGATGTAGTAGCCGAGGTAATACTGCTGGGAGAGTTCCTGGCGAATTTGATTCATGACGGGAGACACCGCCTCGCTTTTCGGCACATACAACGTGCGGCCGCCGCTGAGGTCCGACAGCGGCTCCAGGGTGTGCGAGTCCACCAGAATCGGAGAACCGATCGCGATGAAATACAGCAGCACGGCCGAATTCTGCACTTCCTGAACGACGCGGCCGTGGCCGGCGTTGCTGGCGTTGTCATCACCATCGGTGAAAACAATCAATGCCTTGCGCGGGCGATCCGACCTTTCCACTCGTTCCATCGAATACAGCAGGCCGTCGAAGAGAGACGAGGTGCCGAAAGCCTGCACCTTTGTGAGAGCGTCCTCAAGGTCGCGCTGGGGCTGTGAAGACGTGTGGACAAGCCGAACATTGGTTCCAAACGAAACGACGAAGTACTCATCGGTTTTAGGCAGAGCCCGCGTGAAATCGCGGATGCCGCGTTTCATAAACGGCATGATGTCGACCATACTGCCGCTGCTGTCCATCAACAGTCCGATGGATGAATCGACCTTATCCTGCTTTTCGAAGATCTGGATATCCTGCGGCTGGTCGTCCTCGTAAACCCGGAAATCGCTCTTGCTCAAGTTGGAAACAAAGTTCCCCTGCGGATCTTTGACGGTGGCGAAAAGGCTGACGAGGTTGACGTCGACCTTGAGCGTCTGAGAAGCGAACAGGAAGGAACACAAGAAGCATAAGAGGCACAAGACAATGAAAACCGGCCTGTACCCGTTGCCTCTGCCGTGTGCTATCGCAAGTTGCAGCATTGGAGGTTTCTGCATTTCAAATTTCAAATGAAGGAACTTCGAATGATGCAATATTGCATACGTTTTTTACCATCAGCTCCCGACCTGCAGTTCTCGATATAGACGGTAAATCGCAGGATTGGTGGCGAAAATTCTGTGCCCTTTTTCCACAACCCGGAGAGCGTCCTTTTTCCGTCCCGCGTTTGTATACAGGTTTGCAAGCTTCACATAGACGTCGGGATCGCGATCAAAAGCATACCGCACGACGAACTCATATTCCTTGATCGCATCCTCCGTGTCCTTGCCTTTTTCATAGACCCGAGCCAACCGGTAGTGCGCCCAGTAAACATACGGGTCGGCATGTAAGGCGGCCTGGAGCGCCTCCCCTCCCTGTTCGGTCTGATCCGCAGCCAGACGATAATCGCCCAGCATTGCCCAGAAATGGCCGGGCTGCTGAGGCTGGGTCGCCACGTACTTTTCCATCCAATCGCCCGCCTCACTCCAGGATTGATCTTTTGCCGCCAGTTCGGCAAGTTTCCTGAAAGGAAGCGGACGTGACGGATCGGCCTTGACGGAGTTTTCGTAATGACGTTTCGCGTCACTGGCATTTCCCATCGCGTCGTACAGCAGGCCCGCCAGCTCCTCCGCTTCCCCCCGCAGGGGACTGTCCGGCTTCAGCTGCATGTCGGCCTCTTTCAGAGAGTCCGCAGCGCGCACAAAGTTTCCGGAATCCATATTCAACTTGGCGATTGCCAGTTGAAGCGATGCAGGCTCCTTTTTGGGAGCCTGCGCCAGACGAGCCATCGCCTGGTTGGCCAGGTTCGTCCGCTTGAAGACCAGAAACGGTTCGATCATTCCGGAATAGGCGCTCTCCGGGTCGGCCACGGCTCCAGCCGGCAGCAGGCCATCCTTCGATTCGTACAGCAGATCGAGATTCAGATCGCGGGTGTCGGTAAAGAGTTGCCGGGGCGCGTGGAATTCCAGCAACGGATGGTCGTCGGTATTGCGGCGCGCATGAGACGCGAATTTCCGTACAGCATCGCTGGACATTACGTAGTATCCCAGGAGTCCTTCCGGCTGATCGGTG contains:
- a CDS encoding DUF6178 family protein, producing MSNEMLSPLVGSSLRVENREELDEFLSRPDAAHVVRTASFEEVFFTIKHLGLADSLDLLSLVSGRQVRGFIDLDCWRKDTFVRKPFMEWVTAFIQSGVEETMKAISGIDEAVTALFLKDLIHVYEIDRDDPPTGTQMIFTPDNRFGVEPLEEGEPATIGMLILDALFKYNPALGTQILTRVRYTTRVELEEVAYDNKNRRLEMHGFVDYYDAMSIYAIPPASKPEAVADREKPTESIAGEENPGNLPAVFADSLLGGVFLMKAFGQITDPEESDHFAQELTALGNRILSANLVNLGELEGIRPALEEMRDFLTIGLEYLTGGRPESAPQVLRKSYIQTIFKIGFDQAARLRDEADRLAQFPGFQTAALDEEDQQFLEAVRRFKPLVIEEGRYRNFQSLADVETARTRLHQLRDMVQVFLAAFPGTAQSFRRTFNTATIQFGVSGKLEPKPLQAAEVEAFFKQGFQLPEVEVPAGIRPFAERWWADLREEFEPLVGKPVDPRFIGSIYME
- a CDS encoding RNB domain-containing ribonuclease, encoding MSVMFLEGHMVEFLDGDQLRVGYVRKQERDRLHVVDPRGRNISVGGDRVVIAHRPVTEDDFPSAARQLADKVAAHQSQIDIELLWQSVNEVHRDLETTELAELFFAEATPEAASAVFRALSEDNLFFKRRGAQFQARTDEQVGAERTRRQREQERKDFREHATKRIAQLLKTKNGVIPADAEPLIDRIQNWLRHRTGDEVGNLLAEIVGPAKARDAAYEILLAAGRVHAATDRFLVMAGIETEFSEPFQEAAAAFAPYVPSPARTDFQNLAAFTIDDEDTREVDDALTVVHDGNEIIVGIHIADVSAFISRGDLLDAEAAKRSATIYLPTGSVRMFPERLSTDLMSLNAGRPCPAYTVEVRFDEQGNRLGYRITLSTINIARRWSYDQADEGLKADDAALQTLHRIATQLHDARAARGAITFRRPELKIHVSGNEIQVHVIDPNSPSRLIVSEMMILANGLSADFASVNALGVIYRTQEPREAVAVEEAPAVEALAFERLRKTFKRSRLSLTPGLHSGLGLTAYTQASSPIRRYADLVTQRQFTALLRAEPIPYGREDLLQILAGAEAAEQEIRAIEDRSTNYWLLEYLSRYKANDPLQAVVLDTKGNVELKDYYLRAKLTAAGKALPGVTIDVAIESVDPARGDIRLRQSNV
- a CDS encoding zf-HC2 domain-containing protein; this encodes MTCRHSENELALYVEGDLPPAKADQVDVHLHSCPVCRQFVDELRETQSTFKSIRQETVSPQALAHLRTRVLGQVAAQNRRPGWGRWVYALAGVAFVVVVVAGALSRYDRPVAKVQAVAVSPPAVLQPSVALHAEVVADKQPPKPHLRRSHRPPETKAAEPPKEIMVKLLTEDPNVVIYWLVDQNGGAL
- a CDS encoding sigma-70 family RNA polymerase sigma factor, encoding MELRASPLWMTGIGSEGDSGIEFARVLERAVSGDVSAFEQIVIRYERRVLTLAWRLLGRGEDAEDASQEVFLRAFRFLHRFDSRRPFEPWLVKLTVNVCRDIGRKRPVVTDLDTESLRARGDPHQEWSAEEQKQILHAALQDLPGKERAAVVLRDIEGFSTAEVAEILGSSETTVRSQISTARLKIRKALKRRRI
- a CDS encoding VWA domain-containing protein, whose protein sequence is MCSFLFASQTLKVDVNLVSLFATVKDPQGNFVSNLSKSDFRVYEDDQPQDIQIFEKQDKVDSSIGLLMDSSGSMVDIMPFMKRGIRDFTRALPKTDEYFVVSFGTNVRLVHTSSQPQRDLEDALTKVQAFGTSSLFDGLLYSMERVERSDRPRKALIVFTDGDDNASNAGHGRVVQEVQNSAVLLYFIAIGSPILVDSHTLEPLSDLSGGRTLYVPKSEAVSPVMNQIRQELSQQYYLGYYIQKRPGFHRLRVAVPGRSDLRIRAKTGYLGGS